The proteins below are encoded in one region of Paraburkholderia phenazinium:
- a CDS encoding TolC family outer membrane protein: MNRRTLLAASIAAMAALLGHVSPACAVDLLSVVEQASDHDADLAAMRAASRAAQQAVPKARAGLLPQVGGGWGRAYNSTAIDGLPRTAYWQNGWTVSLTQPIFDWSRWTTYRQASFVEARGVVEVARAQQVLILRAARAYFDELAAEDEVARAVDYNAALDAHMHQLQRRQSAGEATVIDLQEAEAGMEQAQLQLADARNDLLLKRIAIEQLTGQPFSALSRLSDEARLPRLEPDNGEAWAAQAEAHDYAVQLKQIDRRIAELDVEKARAAYYPTVNLTATHSPAGAAAGYSGPTTTSTAMLSISIPIFEGGETEAKLDESAALEDKAQNELLSATRQAGGTARENCARFLAGAARIESLSRLLQTSRAAVAATQMGYRVGSRTSSDVLRTVDVFYATRRDLIHARYDILLALLQLKDVTASLTTDEVAQVNSLLLPADVPQASPSVR; encoded by the coding sequence ATGAATAGGCGGACGTTGTTGGCGGCGTCGATTGCCGCCATGGCAGCATTGTTGGGGCATGTTAGCCCCGCTTGCGCGGTCGACCTGTTGTCGGTCGTCGAACAGGCTAGCGACCATGACGCGGACCTTGCCGCGATGCGTGCGGCTTCAAGAGCCGCGCAGCAGGCGGTGCCCAAGGCGCGGGCCGGTTTGCTGCCGCAGGTGGGCGGCGGTTGGGGGCGTGCCTATAACAGCACGGCAATCGACGGCTTGCCTCGCACCGCTTACTGGCAGAACGGCTGGACCGTCAGCTTGACGCAGCCAATCTTCGACTGGAGCCGCTGGACCACCTACCGGCAGGCCAGTTTTGTCGAAGCGCGCGGCGTAGTTGAAGTTGCGCGTGCGCAGCAAGTGCTGATTTTGCGAGCCGCGCGTGCGTATTTCGACGAACTGGCAGCAGAAGACGAAGTTGCCAGAGCGGTTGACTATAACGCGGCGCTCGACGCACATATGCATCAGCTGCAGCGCAGGCAGTCAGCGGGGGAGGCGACGGTGATCGACCTGCAGGAGGCGGAGGCCGGGATGGAGCAGGCACAACTGCAACTGGCGGATGCGCGTAACGATTTGCTGTTAAAGCGTATCGCTATTGAGCAACTCACTGGGCAACCGTTTTCGGCACTATCGCGACTGTCGGACGAAGCAAGATTGCCGCGTCTGGAGCCGGACAACGGCGAAGCATGGGCCGCGCAAGCGGAAGCGCACGATTACGCAGTGCAACTCAAGCAGATTGATCGTCGGATTGCCGAACTCGATGTAGAGAAGGCGCGTGCCGCCTATTATCCGACGGTTAATCTCACTGCTACGCATTCTCCAGCCGGGGCCGCGGCCGGCTACAGCGGACCAACCACGACTTCCACGGCGATGCTCTCGATCTCCATTCCGATCTTCGAGGGCGGCGAGACGGAAGCGAAGCTCGATGAATCGGCAGCGCTTGAGGATAAGGCACAAAACGAACTGCTGTCGGCGACCCGTCAGGCGGGCGGGACCGCGCGCGAGAACTGCGCGCGATTTCTCGCGGGCGCGGCTCGGATCGAATCGCTGTCGCGACTCTTGCAGACATCTCGCGCCGCTGTTGCTGCTACGCAAATGGGTTATAGGGTGGGGAGCCGGACGAGTTCCGATGTGCTGCGGACCGTTGACGTTTTCTATGCGACCCGCCGCGATCTGATTCACGCGCGCTACGACATCCTGCTGGCGCTGTTGCAGTTGAAGGACGTGACCGCTTCGCTGACAACAGACGAAGTGGCGCAGGTGAACTCGCTCTTATTGCCGGCTGACGTGCCGCAAGCTTCGCCGAGCGTACGTTGA
- a CDS encoding HAD family hydrolase, whose protein sequence is MSDPTPLPQREDEDASIGLCQAVLFDLDGTLADTAPDLAAAVNKMRHERGLEMVPLDDLRPLASAGARGLIGGAFGIGPEHPDYAAMRDEFLANYEADLCIETTLFQGIDAVLDELDARGVRWGIVTNKVARLTEPLVALLGLDLRAGCVVSGDTTPHSKPHPAPLLHAARELDLAPERIVYVGDDLRDVQAGFAAGMVTVAAAYGYCGNDIPPTQWHAQHVVRSTAELQKLLREIS, encoded by the coding sequence ATGAGCGACCCCACTCCTCTGCCGCAACGCGAAGACGAAGACGCCTCCATCGGCCTTTGCCAGGCGGTCCTGTTCGACCTCGACGGCACACTCGCCGACACAGCGCCCGATCTGGCCGCCGCCGTCAACAAGATGCGCCACGAACGCGGCCTCGAGATGGTGCCGCTCGACGACCTGCGCCCGCTGGCGTCGGCCGGTGCGCGCGGGCTGATTGGCGGCGCTTTTGGCATAGGGCCGGAGCATCCCGATTACGCGGCAATGCGCGACGAATTTCTCGCCAACTATGAGGCTGACCTTTGCATCGAAACGACACTCTTCCAGGGCATCGACGCCGTGCTCGACGAACTGGATGCACGCGGCGTGCGCTGGGGCATCGTGACGAATAAGGTTGCGCGCCTGACGGAGCCGCTGGTGGCGTTGCTGGGACTCGATCTGCGTGCGGGATGCGTGGTGAGCGGCGATACGACGCCGCACTCGAAACCGCATCCAGCGCCGTTGCTGCACGCGGCGCGCGAACTGGATCTCGCGCCGGAGCGGATCGTCTACGTGGGCGACGACTTGCGTGACGTCCAGGCGGGCTTCGCAGCAGGTATGGTGACCGTGGCGGCTGCATACGGCTACTGCGGTAACGACATTCCTCCGACCCAATGGCATGCCCAACACGTGGTCCGGTCGACGGCAGAACTGCAAAAACTGCTGCGAGAGATCAGCTGA
- the ubiG gene encoding bifunctional 2-polyprenyl-6-hydroxyphenol methylase/3-demethylubiquinol 3-O-methyltransferase UbiG, with product MTNADPHELQKFSDLAHRWWDPNAEFKPLHELNPVRLSWINTHVSLAGKRVLDIGCGGGILSESMAGLGAHVKGIDLASQALGVADLHSLESGVTVDYEEIAAEALAAREPGTYDVVTCMEMLEHVPEPAAIVAACKTLVKPGGWVFFSTLNRNVKSYLFAVIGAEYIARMLPKGTHDYARFIRPSELAGFVRAADLHTADIKGIVYNPLSKHFALSDDTSINYMLACRRDA from the coding sequence ATGACCAATGCCGATCCCCACGAACTTCAGAAATTCAGCGATCTCGCACATCGCTGGTGGGACCCGAACGCCGAATTCAAACCGCTGCACGAATTGAATCCGGTCCGGCTGAGCTGGATCAACACCCATGTAAGCCTTGCCGGCAAGCGGGTACTCGATATCGGTTGCGGCGGCGGCATTCTGTCGGAATCGATGGCTGGATTGGGTGCCCACGTGAAGGGAATCGACCTCGCGAGTCAGGCGCTCGGGGTCGCAGATCTTCACAGCCTTGAAAGCGGTGTAACCGTCGATTACGAAGAAATCGCCGCCGAGGCCCTGGCGGCCCGCGAGCCCGGCACCTACGACGTCGTGACCTGCATGGAAATGCTCGAGCACGTACCCGAACCAGCGGCCATCGTTGCTGCCTGCAAGACGCTCGTGAAACCGGGCGGCTGGGTGTTCTTCTCGACGCTCAACCGGAACGTGAAGTCCTACCTGTTTGCGGTGATCGGCGCGGAATACATTGCGCGGATGCTACCCAAGGGCACTCACGACTACGCGCGCTTCATCCGACCGTCGGAACTGGCGGGCTTTGTCCGCGCCGCGGACCTGCACACCGCGGACATCAAAGGCATCGTATATAACCCGCTCAGCAAGCATTTCGCGCTGTCGGACGACACGAGCATCAACTATATGCTCGCCTGCCGCCGCGACGCCTGA
- the ompA gene encoding outer membrane protein OmpA has product MNKLSKLAFIAATAVVAASAMAQSVPASRQATNDNWVNGTGEYVWMNGTNELCWRDAFWTPATANAKCDGALVAQAPTPPAPPAPAPVISSQKITYQADALFDFDKAILKPGGKEKLDDLASKIGGLNLEVVVATGYTDRIGSDKYNDRLSLRRAQAVKAYLVSKGIEANRIYTEGKGKRNPVTTGCNQKNRKALIACLAPDRRVEVEVVGTSKQ; this is encoded by the coding sequence ATGAATAAACTTTCAAAGCTCGCGTTCATTGCAGCTACCGCAGTTGTGGCTGCATCCGCAATGGCACAGTCGGTGCCGGCGTCGCGACAAGCTACGAACGACAACTGGGTGAACGGCACGGGCGAGTACGTGTGGATGAACGGCACGAACGAACTCTGCTGGCGCGATGCATTCTGGACGCCGGCAACCGCTAACGCAAAGTGCGATGGCGCGCTGGTTGCTCAGGCACCGACCCCGCCGGCACCGCCGGCACCGGCTCCGGTTATCTCGAGCCAGAAGATTACGTACCAAGCTGACGCTTTGTTCGACTTTGACAAGGCTATCCTGAAGCCGGGCGGCAAGGAAAAGCTGGATGATCTCGCATCGAAGATCGGTGGCCTGAACCTCGAAGTCGTGGTTGCAACGGGTTACACGGACCGTATCGGTTCGGACAAGTACAACGACCGTCTGTCGCTGCGTCGTGCTCAAGCTGTCAAGGCATACCTGGTCAGCAAGGGCATCGAAGCCAACCGTATCTATACGGAAGGCAAGGGCAAGCGCAACCCGGTTACGACCGGCTGCAACCAGAAGAACCGCAAGGCTCTCATCGCCTGCCTCGCACCGGATCGTCGCGTGGAAGTCGAAGTTGTGGGTACTTCGAAGCAGTAA
- the gyrA gene encoding DNA gyrase subunit A encodes MDQFAKETLPISLEEEMRRSYLDYAMSVIVGRALPDVRDGLKPVHRRVLYAMHELNNDWNRAYKKSARIVGDVIGKYHPHGDTAVYDTIVRMAQDFSLRYMLVDGQGNFGSVDGDNAAAMRYTEIRMSKIGHELLADIDKETVDFTPNYDGSENEPAILPARIPNLLINGSSGIAVGMATNIPPHNLNEIVDACQHLLKNPEASIDELIEIVPAPDFPTAGIIYGVAGVRDGYHTGRGRVVMRALTHFEEIDRGQRMSIIVDELPYQVNKRSLLERIAELVNEKKLEGISDIRDESDKSGMRVVIELKRGEVPEVILNNLYKATQLQDTFGMNMVALVDGQPKLLNLKEMLSCFLSHRREVLTRRTVYELRKARERGHVLEGLAVALANIDNFIAIIKAAPTPPIAKQELMNRPWDSSLVREMLARAETENASAGGREAYRPEGLNPAFGMQADGLYRLSDTQAQEILQMRLQRLTGLEQDKIIGEYREVMAQIADLLDILARPERITAIIVDELTSIKAEFGDARRSKIELNATELNTEDLITPQDMVVTMSHAGYVKSQPLSEYRAQKRGGRGKQATSMKEDDWIDTLFIANTHDHILCFSNRGRVYWVKVYEVPQGSRNSRGRPIVNMFPLQDGEKITVVLPVKEFSADKYVFMATALGTVKKTPLEAFSRPLRKGIIAVGLDDGDYLIGAAITDGQHDVMLFSDSGKAVRFDENDVRPMGREARGVRGMQLDDGQQVIALLVAGDEQQSVLTATENGFGKRTPISEYTRHGRGTKGMIAIQTSERNGKVVAATLVDSEAQIMLITNTGVLIRTRVSEIREMGRATQGVTLISLDEGTKLSGLQQVAEAEADVEGDAEGPADGDEGGEEGGAA; translated from the coding sequence ATGGATCAATTCGCCAAAGAGACTCTGCCAATCTCCCTAGAGGAGGAAATGCGCCGTTCGTATCTCGATTACGCGATGAGCGTGATTGTAGGGCGTGCGCTTCCCGATGTTCGCGATGGCCTGAAGCCGGTACACCGGCGTGTGCTGTACGCGATGCACGAGCTGAACAACGACTGGAACCGAGCTTACAAGAAGTCGGCGCGTATTGTCGGCGACGTGATCGGTAAATATCACCCGCACGGCGACACGGCTGTCTACGACACGATTGTCCGTATGGCGCAGGACTTCTCCCTGCGCTATATGCTGGTGGACGGTCAGGGCAATTTCGGTTCGGTCGACGGCGATAACGCCGCGGCGATGCGTTACACCGAAATCCGCATGTCCAAGATCGGCCATGAGCTGCTCGCCGACATCGACAAGGAAACGGTCGATTTCACGCCGAACTACGACGGCAGCGAAAACGAGCCGGCCATCCTCCCGGCGCGCATCCCCAATCTGCTGATCAATGGCTCGTCCGGGATCGCGGTGGGGATGGCAACCAATATCCCGCCGCACAACCTGAACGAGATTGTCGACGCCTGTCAGCATCTGCTGAAGAATCCGGAAGCGAGCATCGACGAACTGATCGAGATCGTCCCGGCGCCCGACTTCCCCACGGCCGGCATTATCTACGGCGTCGCCGGCGTGCGCGACGGCTATCACACCGGTCGTGGCCGCGTCGTGATGCGCGCGCTCACGCACTTCGAGGAAATCGACCGCGGCCAACGCATGTCGATCATCGTCGACGAGTTGCCGTACCAGGTGAACAAGCGCTCGCTGTTGGAGCGGATCGCCGAACTCGTCAACGAGAAGAAGCTGGAAGGCATCTCGGACATCCGCGACGAGTCGGACAAGAGCGGCATGCGGGTCGTGATCGAGCTGAAGCGCGGCGAAGTGCCCGAGGTCATCCTCAACAACCTGTATAAGGCGACCCAGCTTCAGGATACGTTCGGCATGAACATGGTCGCGCTGGTCGACGGCCAGCCGAAGCTGCTGAACCTGAAGGAAATGTTGAGTTGCTTCCTGTCGCACCGGCGGGAAGTGCTGACGCGGCGCACAGTATACGAACTGCGCAAGGCGCGCGAACGCGGTCACGTGCTGGAAGGCCTGGCTGTGGCGCTCGCCAACATCGACAATTTCATCGCAATCATCAAGGCGGCGCCGACTCCGCCGATCGCGAAGCAGGAATTGATGAACCGTCCGTGGGACTCGTCGCTGGTTCGCGAAATGTTGGCGCGCGCCGAGACGGAAAACGCTTCGGCTGGTGGTCGGGAAGCGTATCGTCCTGAAGGGCTGAACCCCGCGTTCGGCATGCAAGCAGACGGTCTCTACCGTCTGTCCGACACCCAGGCGCAGGAAATCTTGCAGATGCGTCTGCAACGCCTGACGGGTCTGGAGCAGGACAAGATCATCGGCGAGTACCGCGAAGTGATGGCCCAGATTGCCGACCTGCTCGACATCCTGGCGCGTCCGGAGCGCATTACGGCGATCATCGTCGACGAACTCACCTCGATCAAGGCCGAATTCGGCGACGCCCGCCGTTCGAAGATCGAGCTGAACGCCACCGAGCTGAATACCGAAGACCTGATCACGCCGCAGGACATGGTCGTGACCATGTCGCATGCCGGTTATGTGAAATCGCAGCCGTTGTCGGAATATCGCGCCCAGAAGCGCGGAGGTCGCGGCAAACAGGCGACTTCCATGAAGGAAGACGACTGGATCGACACGCTCTTCATTGCCAACACGCACGACCACATCCTGTGCTTCTCGAACCGCGGCCGCGTCTACTGGGTCAAGGTCTACGAGGTGCCGCAGGGCTCGCGCAACTCGCGCGGCCGGCCGATCGTCAACATGTTCCCGCTGCAGGACGGCGAGAAGATCACGGTGGTGCTGCCGGTCAAGGAATTCTCGGCCGACAAATATGTGTTCATGGCCACCGCGTTAGGAACGGTAAAAAAGACGCCGCTAGAAGCCTTTAGTCGGCCGCTGCGCAAGGGTATTATTGCGGTCGGTCTCGACGATGGTGATTATCTGATCGGCGCCGCTATCACCGACGGTCAGCATGACGTCATGCTGTTCTCGGATTCGGGCAAGGCAGTGCGCTTCGACGAGAACGACGTGCGCCCGATGGGACGGGAAGCGCGTGGCGTTCGCGGCATGCAGCTTGACGATGGGCAGCAGGTGATTGCGCTGCTGGTCGCGGGCGACGAGCAGCAGTCAGTGCTCACTGCCACGGAAAACGGCTTCGGCAAACGTACACCGATCTCCGAGTACACCCGCCACGGGCGTGGTACGAAGGGGATGATCGCGATCCAGACGTCGGAACGCAATGGCAAGGTGGTGGCGGCGACGCTGGTGGATTCCGAAGCCCAGATCATGCTGATTACCAATACGGGCGTGCTGATCCGCACGCGCGTGTCGGAAATCCGTGAAATGGGCCGCGCAACCCAAGGTGTTACACTCATCAGTCTTGATGAAGGAACGAAGCTTTCCGGTTTGCAGCAGGTTGCTGAGGCCGAAGCTGATGTGGAAGGTGACGCCGAAGGTCCCGCTGACGGTGACGAAGGCGGTGAAGAGGGCGGAGCAGCCTGA
- a CDS encoding DUF2059 domain-containing protein, which translates to MQIGFKQLMLLAAFVPTFAMAQALQSQTPAPADNSTAAAAPVDPAKQAAIKDLLDAIDAQKLVGAIGNSAQMQAKQLVPAILSDALSENKTMSDKQKQASVPTLQKNAVPKLVDSAGQVFATDSFRQDAMQAQYDAYAKYYTTSEIKDLTAFYKSPTGRKFIQVQDQVGRDVVNGLMQKYMPQSIKATRAQADSEVASVKPPVTK; encoded by the coding sequence ATGCAAATAGGATTCAAACAGTTGATGTTGCTGGCTGCTTTCGTGCCGACCTTTGCAATGGCGCAGGCGCTTCAAAGTCAAACGCCGGCTCCGGCAGACAACAGCACCGCTGCTGCAGCTCCGGTTGATCCGGCCAAGCAGGCTGCCATCAAGGATCTGCTGGACGCGATCGACGCGCAAAAGCTCGTCGGCGCAATCGGTAACAGCGCGCAAATGCAAGCGAAGCAACTGGTTCCCGCTATCCTGTCGGACGCTTTGAGCGAAAACAAGACGATGTCGGACAAGCAGAAGCAGGCTTCCGTCCCGACGCTGCAGAAGAATGCTGTGCCGAAGCTGGTTGACTCGGCAGGGCAGGTCTTCGCAACGGATTCGTTCCGTCAGGACGCAATGCAAGCTCAGTACGACGCTTACGCGAAGTACTACACGACGTCGGAAATCAAAGATCTGACGGCGTTCTACAAGAGCCCGACGGGCCGCAAGTTCATCCAGGTTCAAGACCAGGTTGGCCGCGACGTCGTGAACGGTCTGATGCAGAAGTACATGCCGCAATCGATCAAGGCAACGCGCGCTCAAGCCGATTCGGAAGTTGCTTCGGTCAAGCCGCCGGTTACCAAGTAA
- the serC gene encoding 3-phosphoserine/phosphohydroxythreonine transaminase, which produces MRVFNFSAGPAAMPEEVLRHAADEMLDWHGSGMSVMEMSHRGKEFMSIHEEALTDLRELLDVPASHRILFLQGGGLGENAIVPMNLFGSKPRADFVVTGSWSQKSLKEAQKYGTVHVAASGETADGFTRAPAYAEWQLSDDPAYVHLCTNETIHGVERFEIPDLGDIPLVADASSHILSRPMDIAKYGVLFGGAQKNIGMAGVTVVIVREDMLDRAMSICPSAFEWKTVAANNSMYNTPPTYAIYVAGLVFKWLKKQGGLAAMEARNIEKSKLLYDTIDASSFYLNKVERASRSRMNVPFFLADETRNEDFLAGAKARGLVQLKGHKSVGGMRASIYNAVPLEGVKALVEYMKEFEQRSA; this is translated from the coding sequence ATGCGCGTCTTTAATTTCTCGGCCGGACCTGCGGCCATGCCCGAAGAAGTGCTGCGTCACGCAGCCGACGAGATGCTCGACTGGCATGGCAGCGGCATGAGCGTGATGGAAATGAGCCATCGCGGCAAAGAGTTCATGTCGATCCACGAGGAAGCGCTAACCGACCTGCGCGAGTTGCTGGACGTGCCGGCGAGCCATCGTATCCTGTTCCTGCAGGGCGGCGGGCTGGGCGAAAACGCCATCGTGCCGATGAACCTGTTCGGCTCGAAGCCGCGCGCGGATTTCGTGGTGACGGGCTCGTGGTCGCAGAAGTCGCTGAAGGAAGCGCAGAAGTACGGCACCGTGCATGTCGCCGCGAGCGGCGAGACGGCTGACGGCTTTACCCGTGCTCCGGCGTACGCCGAATGGCAATTGTCTGACGATCCGGCCTACGTCCATCTGTGCACGAACGAGACGATTCACGGCGTCGAACGGTTTGAGATTCCCGACCTGGGCGATATCCCGCTGGTCGCCGACGCGTCGTCGCATATCCTGTCGCGTCCCATGGACATCGCCAAATATGGCGTATTGTTTGGCGGGGCGCAGAAGAATATCGGCATGGCTGGCGTCACCGTGGTGATCGTGCGCGAAGACATGCTTGACCGGGCAATGAGCATTTGCCCGTCGGCGTTCGAGTGGAAAACCGTCGCCGCCAACAATTCCATGTACAACACGCCGCCCACCTATGCGATCTACGTCGCCGGGCTGGTGTTCAAGTGGTTGAAAAAGCAGGGCGGCCTCGCCGCCATGGAAGCGCGCAATATCGAGAAGTCGAAGCTCCTCTACGACACCATCGATGCCAGCTCCTTCTATCTGAACAAGGTTGAACGCGCTTCGCGCTCGCGGATGAACGTACCGTTCTTTCTCGCGGACGAAACGCGTAACGAAGATTTCCTGGCCGGCGCGAAAGCGCGCGGGCTAGTGCAGCTGAAGGGCCACAAGTCCGTCGGCGGCATGCGGGCGTCGATTTACAACGCGGTGCCGCTCGAAGGCGTCAAAGCGCTAGTCGAGTACATGAAGGAATTCGAACAGCGTAGCGCTTGA
- the pheA gene encoding prephenate dehydratase, protein MDDELNTRLKPLRERIDALDAQLIALLNQRAAVALEVGEVKKHFNAPVFRPEREQQVIARLQDMSDGPLASEHISAIWREIMAASRDLEKTIKAAYLGPVGTYSEQAMHEYFGQSIEGVPCPSIDEVFRSVEAGAAEFGVVPIENSTEGAVSRTLDLLLQTQLLIGGELALPIHHNLLTLNGDLTGVTRVCAHPQALAQCQGWLASNAPHLERQAVSSNAEGARLAADDPSVAAIAGDRAATRYGLQVVHALIQDDPHNRTRFVMIGKEPTGVSGSDRTSLIVSVANEPGAMFKLLEPLARHGVSMTRFESRPARVGTWEYYFYIDVEGHRDDAPVAAALAELGEMAEFLKILGSYPQAR, encoded by the coding sequence ATGGACGACGAACTTAATACACGACTCAAACCGCTGCGCGAGCGCATCGATGCGCTCGACGCGCAACTGATCGCCCTGCTCAACCAGCGGGCGGCGGTGGCGCTCGAAGTCGGCGAGGTCAAGAAGCATTTCAATGCACCGGTGTTCCGGCCGGAGCGCGAGCAGCAGGTCATCGCGCGTCTGCAGGACATGAGCGACGGGCCGCTTGCCAGCGAGCACATCAGCGCCATCTGGCGCGAGATCATGGCGGCGAGCCGCGATCTCGAGAAAACCATCAAGGCCGCTTATCTCGGGCCGGTGGGCACCTATAGCGAACAGGCTATGCACGAGTACTTCGGTCAGTCGATCGAGGGGGTGCCGTGTCCATCGATTGACGAAGTGTTTCGCTCGGTCGAGGCAGGTGCCGCCGAATTCGGCGTCGTGCCGATCGAGAATTCGACCGAAGGCGCGGTGTCGCGCACGCTCGACCTGCTGTTGCAAACGCAATTGCTGATCGGCGGCGAACTCGCTTTGCCGATCCATCACAATCTTCTGACGTTAAACGGTGACCTGACCGGCGTGACGCGCGTGTGCGCGCATCCGCAGGCGCTCGCGCAATGCCAGGGTTGGCTCGCGTCGAATGCGCCGCATCTGGAGCGTCAGGCGGTGTCGAGCAACGCCGAAGGAGCGCGGCTCGCTGCTGACGATCCGAGCGTTGCGGCTATCGCCGGAGATCGCGCGGCGACGCGCTACGGCCTGCAGGTCGTACACGCACTGATTCAGGACGATCCGCACAACCGCACCCGCTTCGTGATGATCGGCAAAGAGCCGACCGGCGTGAGCGGCAGCGACCGGACCTCGCTGATCGTTTCGGTCGCCAATGAGCCAGGGGCGATGTTCAAACTGCTGGAGCCGCTGGCCCGTCACGGTGTTTCGATGACGCGCTTCGAGTCGAGGCCGGCGCGTGTCGGCACGTGGGAGTACTACTTCTACATCGACGTCGAAGGTCATCGCGACGATGCTCCGGTTGCCGCAGCCCTTGCCGAGCTAGGCGAGATGGCCGAATTCCTGAAGATTCTCGGCTCGTACCCGCAAGCGCGTTGA
- the hisC gene encoding histidinol-phosphate transaminase, with translation MTTPFGPSYVRAIAPYIAGKPISEVAREFGLDEANIVKLASNENPLGMPESAQRAMVQAASELGRYPDANAFELKAALSGRYDVPADWITLGNGSNDILEIAAHAFVEKGQSIVYAQYSFAVYALATQGLGARAIVVPAVKHGHDLDAMLAAITDDTRLIFVANPNNPTGTFIEGAALEAFLAKVPRNVVVVLDEAYTEYLAPEKRYDSIAWVRRYPNLLVSRTFSKAYGLAGLRVGFAIAQPELTDLLNRLRQPFNVNTLAQAAAIAALNDAAFLEKSAALNAQGYRRLTEGFDKLGLEYVPSSGNFVLVRVGNDDDAGNRVNLALLKQGVIVRPVGNYGLPQWLRITIGLPEENEAFLKALEKTLAPA, from the coding sequence ATGACAACCCCTTTCGGTCCTTCCTATGTGCGCGCGATTGCGCCTTATATCGCCGGCAAGCCGATTTCGGAAGTAGCCCGCGAATTCGGTCTCGATGAGGCGAACATCGTGAAGCTCGCGTCGAACGAGAATCCGCTCGGCATGCCGGAATCCGCGCAACGTGCGATGGTGCAGGCCGCGAGTGAACTGGGCCGCTATCCGGATGCGAACGCGTTCGAGCTGAAGGCGGCATTGAGCGGCCGTTACGATGTTCCGGCTGACTGGATCACGCTCGGCAATGGCAGCAACGACATCCTCGAAATCGCGGCGCACGCGTTTGTCGAAAAGGGGCAGTCGATCGTCTACGCGCAGTACTCGTTCGCGGTCTATGCGCTGGCTACCCAGGGTCTGGGCGCGCGTGCGATCGTCGTGCCGGCGGTCAAGCACGGCCACGACCTCGACGCCATGCTGGCCGCGATCACGGATGACACCCGTCTGATCTTCGTCGCCAATCCGAACAACCCGACCGGTACCTTTATCGAAGGCGCGGCGCTCGAAGCATTCCTCGCCAAGGTGCCGCGCAATGTCGTGGTGGTGCTCGATGAGGCGTACACCGAATATCTGGCGCCGGAAAAGCGCTACGACTCGATCGCCTGGGTGCGTCGTTATCCGAACCTGCTGGTGTCGCGCACATTTTCGAAGGCCTACGGCCTGGCGGGTCTGCGCGTCGGCTTCGCGATTGCACAACCGGAACTGACCGATCTGCTTAACCGTCTGCGTCAGCCGTTCAACGTGAACACGCTGGCGCAGGCCGCGGCAATCGCAGCCTTGAACGACGCGGCGTTCCTCGAAAAGAGCGCGGCGCTCAATGCTCAGGGTTATCGTCGTCTGACGGAAGGATTCGACAAGCTCGGTCTCGAGTATGTGCCGTCGTCGGGCAATTTCGTGCTGGTGCGTGTCGGCAATGACGACGACGCCGGCAACCGCGTCAACCTCGCGCTGCTGAAGCAGGGTGTGATCGTGCGTCCGGTTGGCAACTACGGTTTGCCGCAATGGCTGCGCATCACGATCGGCCTGCCGGAAGAAAACGAAGCGTTTCTCAAGGCGCTCGAAAAGACGCTTGCGCCCGCGTGA